From a region of the Stenotrophomonas sp. BIO128-Bstrain genome:
- the lpxA gene encoding acyl-ACP--UDP-N-acetylglucosamine O-acyltransferase, translated as MSDNAPLIHPTAVIDPSATLAADVRVGAFCLIGADVEIGAGTEIGPHCSIHGPTRIGRNNRFIGHAAIGGEPQDKKYKGERTELVIGDDNVIREFVTINRGTAGGGGITTVGNDNWMLAYTHVAHDCHVGDHCVFSNNTTLAGHVTVGDYVIISGFAGAHQFCRIGAHAFLGMGALTNGDVPPFTMVGSDSLGRPRGINSEGLKRRGFDAERIASIKRAYRTLYVAGLPLAEAKVQLAEQASHSADVKDLLDFIESAERPLLR; from the coding sequence ATGAGTGACAACGCCCCTCTCATCCACCCCACCGCGGTCATCGACCCGTCGGCGACGCTGGCTGCGGATGTGCGCGTGGGTGCGTTCTGCCTGATCGGTGCGGACGTGGAGATCGGTGCCGGTACCGAGATCGGTCCGCACTGCTCGATCCATGGCCCGACCCGGATCGGCCGCAACAACCGCTTCATCGGCCATGCCGCGATCGGTGGCGAGCCGCAGGACAAGAAGTACAAAGGCGAGCGCACCGAACTGGTGATCGGCGATGACAACGTCATCCGCGAATTCGTCACCATCAACCGTGGCACCGCCGGTGGCGGCGGCATCACCACGGTCGGCAACGACAACTGGATGCTGGCCTATACCCACGTGGCGCATGACTGCCACGTTGGCGACCACTGCGTGTTCTCCAACAACACCACGCTGGCCGGCCACGTCACCGTGGGCGACTACGTGATCATCAGCGGCTTCGCCGGTGCCCACCAGTTCTGCCGCATCGGCGCCCACGCCTTCCTCGGCATGGGTGCGCTGACCAACGGCGACGTGCCGCCGTTCACCATGGTCGGCAGCGACAGCCTGGGCCGCCCGCGCGGCATCAACAGCGAAGGCCTCAAGCGCCGTGGGTTCGACGCCGAACGCATCGCCAGCATCAAGCGCGCCTACCGCACGCTGTACGTGGCCGGCCTGCCGCTGGCCGAAGCCAAGGTGCAGCTGGCCGAACAGGCCAGCCACAGCGCCGATGTGAAGGACCTGCTGGACTTCATCGAAAGCGCCGAGAGGCCCTTGCTGCGATGA
- a CDS encoding 1-deoxy-D-xylulose-5-phosphate reductoisomerase, whose protein sequence is MASASAPRQVAVFGATGSIGASALDVIARHPDRYQVTVLAAGRQVDALVALCALHRPAHAVIADESRYAALRDGLRDAGLATQAHAGAGALDQLAASDVCDTLVAAIVGAAGLSSTLAAAAAGKRILLANKESLVLAGELLMRQAAAAGAEIIPIDSEHSAIFQCLRSRDASLDGAGVRRIILTASGGPFRGRTREQLAQVTPAQAVAHPKWSMGPKISVDSATLMNKGLEVIEAHHLFGVPGERIDVLVHPQSLVHSLVEFVDGSTLAQLGLPDMRTTLAVGLGWPQRIESGVGGLDLLTQGRLDFEAPDTEAFPCLKLAWQAMAAGGTAPAILNAANEVAVSAFLQGRAAFLAIPALVANALSTLSSESADTLEGLLTADQRARQITQAAIDHA, encoded by the coding sequence ATGGCCAGCGCCTCCGCCCCCCGCCAGGTCGCCGTGTTCGGCGCCACCGGTTCGATCGGCGCATCCGCGCTGGACGTGATCGCACGCCATCCGGACCGCTACCAGGTCACCGTGCTCGCCGCCGGCCGCCAGGTCGATGCGCTGGTTGCCCTGTGCGCCCTGCATCGCCCGGCCCATGCCGTGATCGCCGATGAATCGCGGTACGCCGCCCTGCGCGACGGCCTGCGTGACGCCGGCCTGGCCACCCAGGCCCATGCCGGCGCCGGGGCGCTGGACCAGCTGGCCGCCAGCGATGTCTGCGACACGCTGGTCGCGGCGATCGTCGGCGCGGCCGGACTGTCCTCGACCCTGGCCGCCGCCGCGGCCGGCAAGCGGATCCTGCTGGCCAACAAGGAATCGCTGGTGCTGGCCGGCGAGCTGCTGATGCGCCAGGCCGCTGCCGCCGGGGCCGAGATCATCCCGATCGACAGCGAGCACAGCGCCATCTTCCAGTGCCTGCGTTCGCGCGATGCCAGTCTGGACGGTGCCGGCGTGCGCCGGATCATCCTGACCGCCTCCGGGGGCCCGTTCCGTGGCCGTACCCGCGAACAGCTGGCCCAGGTCACCCCGGCCCAGGCCGTGGCGCACCCGAAGTGGTCGATGGGCCCGAAGATCTCGGTCGATTCGGCGACGTTGATGAACAAAGGGCTGGAAGTCATCGAAGCCCACCACCTGTTCGGCGTGCCGGGCGAGCGTATTGACGTCCTGGTCCACCCGCAGAGCCTGGTGCATTCGCTGGTCGAGTTCGTCGACGGCTCGACCCTGGCCCAGCTGGGCCTGCCGGACATGCGCACCACCCTGGCCGTCGGCCTGGGCTGGCCGCAGCGGATCGAATCCGGGGTCGGCGGGCTGGACCTGCTGACCCAGGGCCGGCTGGATTTCGAAGCCCCGGACACCGAGGCGTTCCCCTGCCTGAAGCTCGCCTGGCAGGCCATGGCCGCCGGCGGGACCGCCCCGGCGATCCTCAATGCCGCCAACGAAGTCGCGGTTTCAGCGTTTCTTCAGGGGCGGGCAGCTTTCCTTGCCATTCCAGCGCTGGTCGCTAACGCTCTGTCAACACTGTCCAGCGAGTCCGCCGATACACTGGAGGGCCTGCTGACCGCCGATCAGCGCGCCCGCCAGATCACCCAAGCCGCCATCGACCACGCCTGA
- the lpxD gene encoding UDP-3-O-(3-hydroxymyristoyl)glucosamine N-acyltransferase, with product MNTPTYTAQQLAEQFGLQVHGDGSTAIHGVATLAHAGPGQLTFLANPRYRAQLADSQAAIVVLRAEDAEAAPGAALVAKDPYTTFAKIAALFDIAPPRAPGIHPSACIDPDAQVAASAHIGPFVTIGARSVVGENCIVGPGSVIGEDCTLETGCELIARVTLVTRVKLGKRVRIHPGAVLGADGFGLAMDAGHWIKVPQLGGVRIGDDCEIGANTCVDRGALEDTVLENDVRLDNLVQIAHNVQIGAHSAIAGCTGIAGSAKIGRYCLLGGAVGVVGHLEICDKVVITGKSVVRNSIHEPGEYSSGTPLTDNRTWRKNAARFKQLDALARRILSVSKEKE from the coding sequence GTGAACACTCCTACCTATACCGCCCAGCAACTCGCCGAGCAGTTTGGCCTGCAGGTCCATGGTGATGGCAGCACTGCCATCCATGGCGTGGCTACGCTCGCCCATGCCGGCCCCGGCCAGCTCACCTTCCTGGCCAACCCGCGCTACCGCGCGCAGCTGGCCGACAGCCAGGCCGCCATCGTCGTGCTGCGTGCCGAGGATGCCGAGGCCGCGCCCGGCGCCGCCCTGGTCGCCAAGGACCCGTACACCACCTTCGCCAAGATCGCCGCGCTGTTCGACATCGCACCGCCGCGCGCGCCGGGCATCCACCCCAGCGCCTGCATCGATCCGGACGCCCAGGTCGCCGCCAGCGCCCACATCGGCCCGTTCGTCACCATCGGTGCCCGCAGCGTGGTCGGTGAGAACTGCATCGTCGGCCCCGGCAGCGTCATCGGCGAAGACTGCACCCTGGAGACCGGCTGCGAGCTGATCGCCCGCGTGACCCTGGTCACCCGCGTGAAGCTCGGCAAGCGCGTGCGCATCCATCCCGGCGCCGTGCTCGGTGCCGACGGGTTCGGCCTGGCCATGGATGCCGGCCACTGGATCAAGGTGCCCCAGCTGGGTGGCGTACGCATCGGCGACGACTGCGAGATCGGCGCCAACACCTGCGTCGACCGCGGCGCGCTGGAAGACACCGTGCTGGAAAACGACGTGCGCCTGGACAACCTCGTCCAGATCGCCCACAACGTCCAGATCGGCGCCCACTCGGCCATCGCCGGCTGCACCGGCATCGCCGGCAGCGCCAAGATCGGCCGTTACTGCCTGCTGGGCGGCGCCGTCGGCGTCGTCGGTCACCTCGAAATCTGCGACAAGGTCGTCATCACCGGCAAATCGGTGGTGCGCAACTCCATTCATGAGCCGGGCGAGTACTCCTCCGGCACCCCACTGACCGACAACCGCACGTGGCGCAAGAATGCCGCGCGCTTCAAGCAGCTCGATGCGCTCGCCCGGCGCATCCTGTCTGTGAGCAAGGAGAAGGAATGA
- the frr gene encoding ribosome recycling factor — translation MLNEIKQDAQTRMAKSIDALKHTLTSIRTGRASPALLDRITVKAYGTDTPLNQVASISVSEGHSLVITLFDKGMIKDVEKAIYASDLGLTPNVAGTVIRLNLPPPTEERRKELGKQVQKEGEGAKIAIRNIRQDANKAIANLLKDKAISEDDKKRGEDDIQKLTDKSIKDVDSVVAEKEKELMAV, via the coding sequence ATGCTCAACGAAATCAAGCAGGACGCGCAGACGCGCATGGCAAAGAGCATCGATGCTCTGAAGCACACCCTCACCTCCATCCGCACCGGCCGTGCTTCCCCGGCCCTGCTGGACCGCATCACCGTCAAGGCCTACGGCACCGACACCCCCCTTAACCAGGTCGCCTCGATCAGCGTTTCCGAGGGCCACTCGCTGGTCATCACGCTGTTCGACAAGGGCATGATCAAGGACGTCGAGAAGGCGATCTACGCCTCCGATCTGGGTCTGACCCCGAACGTGGCCGGCACCGTCATCCGCCTGAACCTGCCGCCGCCGACCGAAGAGCGCCGCAAGGAGCTGGGCAAGCAGGTGCAGAAGGAAGGCGAAGGCGCCAAGATCGCCATCCGCAACATCCGCCAGGACGCCAACAAGGCGATCGCCAACCTGCTCAAGGACAAGGCGATCAGCGAAGACGACAAGAAGCGCGGCGAAGATGACATCCAGAAGCTGACCGACAAGTCCATCAAGGACGTCGACAGTGTGGTCGCCGAGAAAGAAAAGGAACTGATGGCGGTCTGA
- the uppS gene encoding polyprenyl diphosphate synthase: protein MPRHVAIIMDGNGRWAQKRRRPRVIGHRAGARAVNRTIDFCLDNGIAALTLFAFSSENWGRPTDEVDALMKLFLNALDREVDELHRRGVRVRFIGERERFGAGLVSRMQLAEQRTADNRAMTLSIAASYGGRQDIARAARELAAEVAAGRLLPEQIDEAMLSSRVALADLPPPDLFIRTGGDTRISNFLLWQLAYTELWFTDVLWPEFDAAVLQQAIDAYASRERRFGLTSAQIAALATETSSP from the coding sequence ATGCCGCGCCACGTCGCCATCATCATGGATGGCAACGGGCGTTGGGCACAGAAGCGTCGTCGCCCGCGCGTGATCGGCCATCGTGCCGGCGCGCGCGCGGTCAACCGCACCATCGATTTCTGCCTCGACAACGGCATCGCCGCATTGACCCTGTTCGCCTTCTCCAGTGAAAACTGGGGCCGGCCGACCGATGAGGTCGATGCGTTGATGAAGCTGTTCCTCAATGCGCTCGACCGCGAAGTGGACGAGCTGCATCGCCGTGGCGTGCGCGTGCGTTTCATCGGCGAGCGCGAGCGCTTCGGCGCCGGGCTGGTCAGCCGCATGCAGCTGGCCGAACAACGCACCGCCGACAACCGTGCGATGACCCTGAGCATCGCCGCCAGCTATGGTGGCCGCCAGGACATTGCCCGCGCCGCACGCGAACTGGCCGCCGAGGTCGCGGCCGGCCGCCTGCTGCCCGAGCAGATCGACGAAGCGATGCTGAGCAGCCGCGTGGCCCTGGCAGACCTGCCGCCGCCGGACCTGTTCATCCGCACCGGTGGCGACACCCGCATCAGCAATTTCCTGCTCTGGCAGCTGGCTTACACCGAACTGTGGTTCACCGACGTACTGTGGCCCGAGTTCGACGCCGCCGTCCTGCAGCAGGCGATCGACGCCTATGCTTCGCGTGAACGCCGTTTCGGCCTGACCAGCGCCCAGATCGCCGCCTTGGCCACCGAGACCTCTTCCCCATGA
- the fabZ gene encoding 3-hydroxyacyl-ACP dehydratase FabZ, translating into MSNNQNLPDINQIQQLIPHRYPFLLVDKVISLDFENRKIVATKNVSINEPFFQGHFPGQPIMPGVLIIEAMAQAGGVLTQLTLGRDAQSKLFYMVKVDKARFSKQVVPGDVLEMHVEIKRVIRNMAVYDCVAKVDGEIVACAEVLCAGTRE; encoded by the coding sequence ATGAGCAACAACCAGAATCTGCCGGACATCAACCAGATCCAGCAGTTGATCCCGCACCGCTATCCGTTCCTGCTGGTGGACAAGGTGATCTCGCTCGATTTCGAGAACCGGAAGATCGTCGCCACCAAGAACGTCAGCATCAACGAGCCGTTCTTCCAGGGCCACTTCCCGGGCCAGCCGATCATGCCCGGCGTGCTGATCATCGAAGCCATGGCCCAGGCCGGCGGCGTGCTCACCCAGCTCACCCTGGGCCGCGATGCGCAGTCCAAATTGTTCTACATGGTCAAGGTGGACAAGGCCCGTTTCAGCAAGCAGGTCGTGCCCGGCGATGTGCTGGAAATGCACGTGGAGATCAAGCGCGTGATCCGCAACATGGCGGTGTACGACTGCGTGGCCAAGGTCGATGGCGAGATCGTCGCCTGCGCCGAAGTGCTGTGCGCCGGCACCCGCGAATGA
- the pyrH gene encoding UMP kinase: MSKLAYRRILLKVSGEALMGDEDYGIDPKVIHRLAREVMEAQAAGAEVALVIGGGNIFRGAGLAAGGMDRVTGDQMGMLATVINALAMQDALEKLGAKARVMSAIKINDVCEDYIRRRAIRHLEKGRLVIFAAGVGSPFFTTDSGAALRAIEIGADLLLKATKVDGVYDKDPNKYSDAVRFDSLTYDEVIRRGLEVMDTAAFALARDSDLPLRVFDMGQPGELLKILHGDNIGTLVQGRDNA; the protein is encoded by the coding sequence ATGTCAAAGCTCGCCTATCGCCGCATCCTGTTGAAAGTTTCCGGGGAGGCGCTGATGGGAGACGAGGACTACGGCATCGACCCCAAGGTGATCCACCGCCTCGCCCGTGAGGTGATGGAAGCCCAGGCGGCCGGCGCCGAAGTGGCCCTGGTGATCGGCGGCGGCAACATCTTCCGCGGCGCCGGCCTGGCCGCAGGCGGCATGGACCGGGTCACCGGCGACCAGATGGGCATGCTCGCCACCGTCATCAACGCGCTGGCCATGCAGGACGCCCTGGAAAAGCTGGGCGCCAAGGCCCGCGTGATGAGCGCGATCAAGATCAATGACGTCTGCGAGGATTACATCCGCCGCCGCGCCATCCGCCACCTGGAAAAGGGCCGCCTGGTGATCTTCGCCGCCGGCGTCGGCAGCCCGTTCTTCACCACCGATTCCGGCGCTGCCCTGCGCGCGATCGAGATCGGCGCGGACCTGCTGCTGAAGGCTACCAAGGTCGACGGCGTGTACGACAAGGACCCGAACAAGTACAGCGACGCGGTCCGTTTCGACAGCCTGACCTACGACGAAGTGATCCGCCGGGGCCTTGAAGTCATGGATACCGCCGCCTTCGCGCTGGCCCGCGACAGCGACCTGCCGCTGCGCGTGTTCGACATGGGCCAGCCGGGCGAGCTGCTCAAGATCCTGCACGGCGACAACATCGGCACCCTGGTCCAGGGCCGCGACAACGCCTGA
- the bamA gene encoding outer membrane protein assembly factor BamA, protein MTRLPNRRLLALALVAGFGAPALAQAAEPFTVSDIRVDGLQRITSGTVFTYLPVERGDTITDNKVGETIRALYKTGFFEDVQLNRQGDILVVTVKERPAINKLTVTGNKDIKSDQLLKGLSDIGLTEGGTFDRLSLDRVTQELRRQYNDRGKYNVDITPTVSPLDRNRVDIAIAIKEGKAAKIQHVNLVGTEKFPAKDILETWESKEHNWASWYRRDDQYSKEKLSGDLEKLNGWYLDRGYVDFSIDSTQVSISPDKRDMFITAGVTEGEQYKISEIKVTGDTILPQEDVERMVIQKSGDTFSRALLEFSSDQITNSLSNIGYAFAKVNPIPTSNRADRTVAINMQVVPGPRVSVRRITFKGNTRTSDEVLRREMRQFENSWYSQAAIDRSKIRLQRLGYFESVDVETPPVTGSNDQVDVVYNVKETTSGSFVFGLGYSQSYGMTTSVQLSQNNFLGGGNRVSVEASRSSYLQRYGFSYTNPYFTDDGVSLGYNLSWRELDYSDFNTAQYNSTNGAAQVVFGVPITENDTVSLMVGIDSNQITTYQGSTPQAIIDYIDAIGQRTFHSWRTELGWARDTRNDYFMPTRGTYQRVGLETTLPGSTVEYYKLNYQFSKYWPIIPQLVINTRAEVGYGDSYGNDTTRVITNPDGSTRVVTASGLPFYENFYAGGTNSVRGFEDNTLGPRSEPTLSYNRGQPLGGSLKTVGSVEAYFPRLFDSPSARISAFVDFGNVYNGVDNFKANELRVSTGVALLWRAPVGPISISYAFPLKKEDGDEVERLQFTFGGQF, encoded by the coding sequence ATGACGCGACTCCCCAATCGCCGCCTGCTGGCCCTCGCACTCGTTGCCGGTTTCGGCGCGCCCGCCCTGGCGCAGGCAGCCGAGCCCTTCACCGTCAGCGACATCCGCGTGGATGGTCTGCAGCGCATCACCTCCGGTACCGTGTTCACCTACCTGCCGGTGGAACGTGGCGACACCATCACCGACAACAAGGTCGGTGAAACCATCCGTGCGCTGTACAAGACCGGCTTCTTCGAAGACGTCCAGCTCAACCGCCAGGGCGACATCCTCGTGGTCACGGTCAAGGAACGCCCGGCGATCAACAAGTTGACCGTCACCGGCAACAAGGACATCAAGAGCGACCAGCTGCTCAAGGGCCTGAGCGACATCGGCCTGACCGAGGGCGGCACCTTCGACCGCCTGAGCCTGGACCGCGTGACCCAGGAACTGCGCCGCCAGTACAACGACCGTGGCAAGTACAACGTGGACATCACCCCGACGGTGAGCCCGCTGGACCGCAACCGCGTGGACATCGCCATCGCGATCAAGGAAGGCAAGGCCGCCAAGATCCAGCACGTCAACCTGGTCGGCACCGAGAAGTTCCCGGCCAAGGACATCCTGGAAACCTGGGAATCCAAGGAGCACAACTGGGCCTCGTGGTACCGCCGCGATGACCAGTACTCCAAGGAAAAGCTGTCCGGCGACCTGGAAAAGCTCAACGGCTGGTACCTGGACCGCGGCTACGTGGATTTCAGCATCGATTCCACCCAGGTCTCGATCAGCCCGGACAAGCGCGACATGTTCATCACCGCCGGCGTGACCGAGGGTGAGCAGTACAAGATCTCCGAGATCAAGGTCACCGGCGACACCATCCTGCCGCAGGAAGATGTCGAGCGCATGGTGATCCAGAAGTCCGGCGACACGTTCTCGCGTGCGCTGCTGGAATTCAGCTCGGACCAGATCACCAATTCGCTGTCCAACATCGGCTACGCCTTCGCCAAGGTGAACCCGATCCCGACCAGCAACCGTGCCGACCGCACGGTGGCCATCAACATGCAGGTCGTTCCCGGCCCGCGCGTGTCGGTGCGCCGCATCACCTTCAAGGGCAACACCCGCACCTCCGACGAAGTGCTGCGTCGTGAAATGCGCCAGTTCGAGAACAGCTGGTACTCCCAGGCTGCGATCGACCGCTCCAAGATCCGCCTGCAGCGCCTGGGCTACTTCGAATCGGTGGACGTGGAAACGCCGCCGGTCACCGGCAGCAACGACCAGGTCGACGTGGTCTACAACGTCAAGGAAACCACCTCGGGCAGCTTCGTGTTCGGCCTGGGCTATTCCCAGTCCTACGGCATGACCACCTCGGTGCAGCTGTCGCAGAACAACTTCCTCGGCGGCGGCAACCGCGTGTCGGTCGAAGCCTCGCGCAGCAGCTACCTGCAGCGCTACGGCTTCAGCTACACCAACCCGTACTTCACCGATGACGGCGTCTCGCTGGGCTACAACCTGTCCTGGCGCGAACTGGATTACTCCGACTTCAACACCGCGCAGTACAACAGCACCAACGGTGCCGCGCAGGTGGTGTTCGGCGTGCCGATCACCGAGAACGACACCGTCTCGCTGATGGTGGGCATCGACAGCAACCAGATCACCACCTACCAGGGCTCGACCCCGCAGGCGATCATCGATTACATCGACGCCATCGGCCAGCGCACGTTCCATTCCTGGCGCACCGAGCTGGGCTGGGCGCGCGATACCCGCAACGACTACTTCATGCCGACCCGCGGTACCTACCAGCGCGTGGGCCTGGAAACCACGCTGCCGGGCTCGACCGTCGAGTACTACAAGCTGAACTACCAGTTCTCCAAGTACTGGCCGATCATCCCGCAGCTGGTCATCAACACCCGCGCCGAAGTCGGCTACGGCGACAGCTACGGCAATGACACCACCCGCGTGATCACCAACCCGGATGGCAGCACCCGCGTCGTGACCGCCTCGGGCCTGCCGTTCTACGAGAACTTCTACGCTGGTGGTACCAACTCGGTGCGCGGCTTCGAGGACAACACCCTCGGCCCGCGTTCGGAACCGACCCTGAGCTACAACCGCGGCCAGCCGCTGGGTGGCTCGCTGAAGACCGTCGGTTCGGTCGAAGCCTACTTCCCGCGCCTGTTCGACAGCCCCTCGGCCCGCATCTCGGCCTTCGTGGACTTCGGCAACGTCTACAACGGCGTGGACAACTTCAAGGCCAACGAACTGCGCGTCTCCACCGGTGTGGCCCTGCTGTGGCGCGCCCCGGTCGGCCCGATCTCGATCAGCTACGCCTTCCCGCTCAAGAAGGAAGACGGCGACGAAGTCGAGCGTCTGCAATTCACGTTCGGCGGTCAGTTCTGA
- a CDS encoding phosphatidate cytidylyltransferase, which translates to MTKTRVIAALIMAPVAILAILMLPTQWLAAAAAAVFLIGLWEWLKLADVEDTLARTILLVLNLVLMVLIVWADAGSLVLYQIAALVGIGWWLLALLWLRFFNFGASPSSPARALKLLAGTLAIVPAWASLVLIHASGENGHLWLLTALAVVWAADSGAYFAGRTFGRTKLAPRISPNKTWEGLGGGMVAGLIVALGFGWLAGIDSGHLIGLVITAVVTVFASVLGDLYESLIKRHAGAKDSGHIIPGHGGVLDRIDGVLAALPVFALGKEIFGF; encoded by the coding sequence ATGACCAAGACCCGAGTCATCGCCGCGCTGATCATGGCGCCGGTCGCCATCCTCGCCATCCTGATGCTGCCGACCCAGTGGCTGGCCGCTGCCGCTGCCGCGGTGTTCCTGATCGGCCTGTGGGAATGGCTGAAGCTGGCCGACGTGGAAGACACCCTGGCCCGCACCATCCTGCTGGTGCTGAACCTGGTGCTGATGGTGCTGATCGTGTGGGCCGATGCCGGCTCGCTGGTGCTGTACCAGATCGCCGCGCTGGTCGGCATCGGGTGGTGGTTGCTGGCCCTGCTGTGGCTGCGCTTCTTCAACTTCGGCGCCAGCCCCAGCAGCCCGGCGCGTGCCCTCAAGCTGCTCGCCGGCACCCTGGCGATCGTGCCCGCCTGGGCATCGCTGGTGCTGATCCATGCCAGTGGCGAGAACGGCCACCTGTGGCTGCTGACCGCGCTGGCCGTGGTCTGGGCCGCCGATTCGGGCGCCTATTTCGCCGGCCGCACCTTCGGCCGCACCAAGCTCGCCCCGCGGATCAGCCCCAACAAGACCTGGGAAGGTCTCGGCGGCGGCATGGTCGCCGGCCTGATCGTGGCCCTGGGCTTCGGCTGGCTGGCCGGGATCGACAGCGGCCACCTGATCGGCCTGGTCATCACCGCCGTGGTGACCGTGTTCGCCTCGGTGCTGGGCGACCTGTACGAAAGCCTGATCAAGCGCCACGCCGGTGCCAAGGACTCGGGCCATATCATCCCGGGGCATGGCGGCGTGCTCGATCGTATCGACGGCGTCCTCGCCGCCCTGCCGGTGTTCGCACTCGGCAAGGAAATCTTCGGGTTCTAA
- the rseP gene encoding RIP metalloprotease RseP, protein MGDFIGSVWWMIVSLGLLVTFHEFGHYWVARRCGIKVLRFSVGFGKPLWSRRNRAGTEFAIAAIPLGGYVKMLDEREVEVHPAERGQAFNHKTVWQRIAVVAAGPAANLILCIALLWAMFVIGKQDYSATIGRTTGMAQTAGLQAGDRVVKVDGRSVATAGEASMALTTAAMDRHDAQVEVLDGLDQVRTRTLPLSQLPAGFDERRVPQLTGLSWQFWLQPALVDKVLPDAAAQGVLLPGDLIVAVDGQRIEGADQVPAQIAALGQRGGPGMIDVLRGGERLALEITPRQGVDGRGQPTWQIGIGFPETHAPAYDAELKFGPFAAVPVALRETARMAGDSLGMMRRIVTGNASLQNISGPVTIARVANVSAKRGLDWFLYFLALLSLSLCIINLLPIPILDGGHLLYYLIELVKGSPLSERAMAAGQYVGLALLAGLMGLAFYNDILGLVPR, encoded by the coding sequence ATGGGTGATTTCATCGGATCCGTCTGGTGGATGATCGTCAGCCTTGGCCTGCTGGTGACGTTCCACGAGTTCGGTCACTACTGGGTCGCCCGCCGCTGCGGGATCAAGGTGCTGCGCTTCTCTGTCGGTTTCGGCAAGCCGCTGTGGTCGCGCCGCAACCGCGCGGGCACCGAATTCGCGATCGCCGCCATTCCACTGGGCGGCTACGTGAAGATGCTGGACGAGCGCGAGGTCGAGGTACATCCCGCCGAGCGCGGCCAGGCCTTCAACCACAAGACCGTGTGGCAGCGGATCGCGGTGGTCGCCGCCGGTCCGGCGGCCAACCTGATCCTGTGCATCGCCCTGCTGTGGGCGATGTTCGTGATCGGCAAACAGGATTACTCGGCCACCATCGGCCGCACCACCGGCATGGCCCAGACTGCGGGGCTGCAGGCCGGGGACCGTGTGGTCAAGGTCGATGGCCGCAGCGTGGCCACCGCCGGCGAGGCCAGCATGGCGCTGACCACCGCGGCGATGGATCGTCACGATGCCCAGGTCGAGGTCCTCGATGGCCTGGACCAGGTACGCACCCGCACCCTGCCCCTGTCCCAGCTGCCGGCCGGCTTCGATGAGCGCCGCGTTCCCCAGTTGACCGGGCTGAGCTGGCAGTTCTGGCTGCAGCCGGCGCTGGTGGACAAGGTCCTGCCCGATGCGGCTGCCCAGGGCGTGCTGCTGCCGGGCGACCTGATCGTGGCCGTGGACGGCCAGCGCATCGAAGGTGCCGACCAGGTCCCGGCGCAGATCGCCGCGCTCGGCCAGCGCGGTGGGCCCGGCATGATCGACGTCCTGCGCGGCGGCGAGCGGCTGGCGCTGGAGATCACCCCCCGCCAGGGCGTGGACGGCCGCGGCCAGCCGACCTGGCAGATCGGGATCGGTTTCCCCGAGACCCATGCCCCGGCATACGACGCTGAGCTCAAGTTCGGGCCGTTTGCGGCAGTGCCGGTCGCCCTGCGTGAAACCGCCCGGATGGCGGGGGATTCACTGGGGATGATGCGCCGCATCGTCACCGGCAATGCCTCGCTGCAGAACATCTCCGGCCCGGTCACCATTGCCCGGGTCGCCAATGTCTCGGCCAAACGTGGCCTGGACTGGTTCCTGTATTTCCTGGCCCTGCTGTCGCTGAGCCTGTGCATCATCAACCTGTTGCCCATCCCCATCTTGGACGGCGGGCACCTGCTGTATTACCTTATCGAGTTGGTCAAGGGCAGCCCGCTGAGCGAGCGCGCCATGGCTGCCGGGCAGTATGTGGGCCTGGCGCTGCTGGCCGGGCTGATGGGATTGGCGTTCTACAACGACATCCTCGGCCTGGTCCCGCGATGA